A window of Desulfonispora thiosulfatigenes DSM 11270 contains these coding sequences:
- a CDS encoding NAD/NADP octopine/nopaline dehydrogenase family protein produces MKVKSVAILGAGNGGGTAAADLTSRGFEVRLYESPEFSENLEETKRKGGILLKDDNGEQFVKPALVTTNLKEAISGAQVVMITVPTTVIKIIAKECIPLLEKDQVVVIHSAASLGSYRFMNLAKEMGITTQFKLGETNTLQYGTRFFADKAEVELGLRAKGVLVSALPSSDIDKVYDAWKQIYPTSVAAKNIFETTLNNGNPESHTGPGICNAGRIEYSKGEFYLYKEGITKSTVHMIKAVNSECRALCEAFGFEAKTKEDRIADLGYAPEYRGDLQRQYNSSPIYCNIKGPTSVTGRYFVEDISNGLTIWSSIGRAIGVKTPVIDAIITIGSTLLQHNFWEEGETLETIGLGGKGLNELVNLVK; encoded by the coding sequence ATGAAAGTTAAAAGTGTAGCAATTTTGGGTGCTGGTAATGGTGGAGGTACAGCTGCAGCTGATCTTACAAGTAGAGGTTTTGAAGTGCGTCTTTATGAGTCTCCAGAGTTTTCTGAAAATTTAGAAGAAACTAAAAGAAAAGGTGGAATTTTATTAAAGGATGATAATGGTGAACAATTCGTTAAACCAGCATTAGTTACTACTAATCTTAAGGAAGCTATTTCAGGTGCTCAAGTTGTTATGATTACTGTACCTACAACTGTTATAAAAATAATTGCAAAAGAGTGTATTCCATTATTAGAAAAAGATCAAGTAGTTGTAATTCATAGTGCGGCTTCATTGGGAAGTTATAGATTTATGAATTTAGCTAAAGAAATGGGGATTACAACACAATTTAAGCTAGGTGAAACAAATACTTTGCAATATGGAACTAGATTCTTTGCCGATAAAGCTGAAGTAGAATTAGGTTTAAGAGCAAAAGGCGTTTTAGTATCTGCTTTACCCTCTTCTGATATAGATAAGGTTTATGATGCTTGGAAACAAATATACCCAACTAGTGTAGCTGCTAAAAATATTTTTGAAACAACATTAAATAATGGTAACCCAGAATCTCATACCGGACCTGGTATATGTAATGCGGGAAGAATAGAATATTCCAAAGGAGAATTTTATTTATATAAAGAAGGTATTACTAAATCTACTGTTCATATGATAAAGGCGGTTAATAGTGAGTGTAGAGCTTTATGTGAAGCATTTGGTTTTGAAGCTAAAACAAAAGAAGATAGAATTGCAGATTTGGGTTATGCCCCAGAATACAGAGGAGATCTTCAAAGACAATATAATAGTAGTCCAATATATTGCAATATAAAAGGACCAACAAGTGTAACAGGACGTTATTTTGTAGAAGATATTTCAAATGGACTCACTATTTGGTCAAGTATAGGTAGAGCTATTGGTGTAAAAACTCCAGTAATCGATGCCATAATTACTATTGGTTCAACCTTATTACAACATAACTTCTGGGAAGAAGGTGAAACTCTAGAAACAATAGGATTAGGTGGGAAAGGTTTAAACGAACTGGTTAATTTAGTAAAATAA
- the nhaC gene encoding Na+/H+ antiporter NhaC, with protein MKKKPSFSLALSCILFMFIAILVGNGIFKIGVQQLLILSAVYAGIVGMTLGYSFREMEEGISEKLKESMPTMYIIMTVGIVVGTWMFSGTVPLMIYGGLKLINPSMFLVTAFIITAIVSTATGTAWGSVATAGVALIGVAGEMGIPLGMAAGAIIAGGVFGDKLSPLSDTTNLAALVANVDLFTHIKHMLFTTIPAALIGLIVYFIVGNQFSGIEVGNIESINLLLGNLDTIFNWNILVLLPILIILVGSMMKKPTVPLMLLSSVVAVILGSFIHGLDFTDGIKAMVTGFNVEMVAVKGIDVATIIEPVSKLANRGGIMSMMMIVVTIFCGYAFAGIIEKIGCLDVIMEKFRHKITKVWLLIAATILASAVLVFTAGVASVSIIMVGALLKDTYTKMGLKTENLSRTLEDSGTMLLPFVPWGASGIFYIEVLGVNVGQYGIWAVSCYLCIFIAIIYGFTGIGIAKLKDKVTLEPGGKFNH; from the coding sequence ATGAAGAAAAAACCCTCGTTTAGTCTAGCTTTGTCATGTATATTATTTATGTTTATTGCAATATTAGTGGGTAATGGAATTTTTAAAATTGGTGTTCAACAATTGCTTATTTTATCTGCGGTATATGCTGGTATTGTAGGAATGACATTAGGTTATAGTTTTCGAGAAATGGAAGAAGGTATATCTGAAAAGCTAAAAGAAAGTATGCCTACTATGTACATTATTATGACAGTTGGTATAGTAGTTGGAACATGGATGTTTTCTGGTACTGTTCCATTAATGATTTATGGAGGATTAAAACTTATTAATCCATCTATGTTTTTAGTTACAGCATTTATAATAACTGCTATTGTTTCAACAGCTACTGGTACCGCTTGGGGTTCAGTTGCAACGGCTGGAGTTGCATTGATTGGAGTAGCAGGTGAAATGGGAATTCCTTTAGGTATGGCAGCTGGAGCAATAATTGCAGGAGGCGTATTTGGAGATAAGTTGTCACCATTATCAGATACAACTAATTTAGCAGCATTGGTTGCTAATGTAGACTTATTTACACACATTAAGCATATGCTTTTTACAACAATACCGGCAGCATTAATAGGTTTAATTGTCTATTTTATAGTTGGTAACCAATTTTCTGGAATAGAAGTAGGCAATATAGAAAGTATCAATTTACTCTTAGGAAATTTAGATACCATATTTAATTGGAACATATTAGTATTATTACCAATTCTAATTATACTTGTTGGTTCTATGATGAAGAAACCAACTGTACCATTAATGTTACTTTCTTCTGTTGTTGCTGTAATATTAGGTTCCTTTATTCATGGGCTTGATTTTACAGATGGAATCAAGGCAATGGTAACAGGTTTTAATGTTGAAATGGTTGCAGTAAAAGGAATTGATGTAGCTACAATTATTGAACCTGTATCCAAACTTGCTAATCGTGGTGGAATTATGTCAATGATGATGATAGTTGTGACGATTTTCTGTGGTTATGCTTTTGCAGGAATTATTGAGAAAATAGGATGTTTAGATGTAATTATGGAAAAATTCAGGCATAAAATAACTAAAGTATGGCTATTAATTGCAGCTACAATTTTAGCTAGTGCAGTGTTAGTATTTACTGCTGGAGTTGCTTCTGTATCTATTATTATGGTTGGTGCTTTATTAAAAGATACTTATACTAAAATGGGCCTTAAGACCGAAAATCTTTCAAGAACACTTGAAGACTCAGGAACAATGTTATTGCCATTTGTACCTTGGGGAGCATCAGGTATCTTTTATATAGAGGTGCTTGGAGTCAATGTGGGTCAATATGGGATATGGGCAGTTTCTTGTTATTTATGTATATTTATAGCAATTATTTATGGATTTACAGGTATTGGGATTGCGAAATTAAAAGATAAAGTAACCCTAGAACCTGGGGGCAAATTTAACCACTAA
- a CDS encoding NAD(P)/FAD-dependent oxidoreductase — MSDLPKGAILQKDGETYAIVPKIPSGIITPEILETFSRVVKKYNIPIMKISSAQRIVLVGIKKDDVDKVWEEIGLDDGRPVGPCLHYIQSCPGSAVCKLGQKDSLGLASKIDELFSHIDIPAKTKIGVSGCPLSCGENYVRDIGLFGKKDKGWTILIGGNSGMNTRKGDVLVQDLSDEDTLNVLEKFFNYYIENAKTRERLYRFVPRVGIEKIKADLII, encoded by the coding sequence ATGTCTGATTTACCTAAAGGTGCAATTTTACAAAAAGACGGAGAAACTTATGCTATTGTTCCAAAAATTCCAAGTGGAATTATCACCCCAGAAATACTAGAAACATTTTCTAGGGTTGTGAAAAAATATAATATTCCAATTATGAAAATAAGTTCGGCACAAAGAATAGTTTTAGTAGGAATAAAGAAAGATGACGTAGATAAGGTATGGGAAGAAATTGGTTTAGATGATGGCAGACCTGTAGGTCCTTGCCTTCATTACATACAATCATGTCCCGGTAGCGCTGTTTGCAAATTAGGTCAAAAAGATTCTTTAGGACTTGCTAGTAAAATAGATGAATTATTTTCTCATATTGATATTCCAGCTAAAACTAAAATTGGGGTTTCAGGATGTCCTTTATCTTGTGGAGAAAACTATGTGCGAGACATCGGTTTATTTGGTAAAAAGGATAAAGGCTGGACTATTTTAATAGGTGGTAACTCTGGCATGAATACACGCAAAGGTGATGTTTTAGTACAAGATCTTTCTGATGAAGATACTTTAAATGTTTTGGAAAAGTTTTTCAACTATTATATCGAAAATGCTAAAACACGCGAAAGACTTTATCGTTTTGTGCCAAGGGTTGGAATAGAAAAAATTAAAGCCGATTTAATTATTTAA
- a CDS encoding NAD(P)/FAD-dependent oxidoreductase, with product MSDLPRGAVLQKDGETYAIILKIPSGIITPEILERISMVVKKYNIPIMKISSAQRIVLVGVKGEDVESIWQEVGLDNGRPEGPCLHYIQSCPGSTVCRLGQLDSLGLANKIDSLFSKVVIPAKTKVGVSGCPLSCGENYVRDIGFFGIKDKGWTILIGGNSGINTRKGDILAKNLTEEDTLKVLEKFFNYYIENAKKKERLYRFVPRVGIEKIQEDLGL from the coding sequence ATGTCTGATTTACCAAGAGGTGCAGTGTTACAAAAGGATGGTGAAACTTATGCTATAATTCTTAAAATACCAAGTGGAATAATCACACCGGAAATACTTGAGAGAATTTCTATGGTTGTGAAAAAATATAATATCCCTATTATGAAAATTAGTTCAGCGCAAAGAATAGTTTTAGTAGGAGTCAAAGGTGAAGATGTTGAAAGTATTTGGCAAGAAGTTGGTTTAGATAATGGAAGACCCGAAGGTCCCTGCCTGCATTATATTCAATCCTGTCCAGGTTCTACAGTGTGTAGATTAGGACAACTTGATTCTTTAGGTCTTGCTAATAAAATAGATAGTTTGTTTTCAAAGGTTGTTATTCCAGCTAAAACTAAAGTAGGAGTTTCAGGATGTCCTTTATCTTGTGGAGAAAATTATGTACGAGATATCGGTTTTTTTGGTATCAAGGATAAAGGCTGGACTATTTTAATAGGTGGTAACTCTGGCATAAATACTCGTAAGGGGGATATTTTAGCGAAAAACCTTACTGAAGAAGATACTTTAAAAGTTTTAGAAAAGTTTTTTAACTATTATATTGAAAATGCTAAAAAGAAAGAACGTCTTTATCGTTTTGTTCCACGTGTTGGAATTGAAAAAATTCAAGAAGATTTAGGTCTTTAA
- the ribD gene encoding bifunctional diaminohydroxyphosphoribosylaminopyrimidine deaminase/5-amino-6-(5-phosphoribosylamino)uracil reductase RibD, protein MKNTYMEKALHLAEKALGRTAPNPVVGAVVVNKGEIVGIGYHQKAGSFHAERIALNDAKDKAKGADLYVTLEPCNHYGKTPPCTQAIIEAGIKNVYVSTLDPNPKVSGKGIEKLKENGINVEVGLKEEEAKRLNEFFFKYIQTGLPFVAIKGASSLDGKIATSLGESKWITGEKARNHGHSLRNIYDAIMVGKNTVLSDNPSLNCRISGGRDPVRIVVDSKLSISSDANILNLNSEAKTIIATTTSSEITKQKELAIKAEVIVVNEGDQVNLKKLLEILASKGITSILVEGGATLTGSLFSSNLVDKVYFYKAPLIIGGDKAKGLIGGEGFKHLDKAIKLKDLKVEPFGNDLLISAYVKG, encoded by the coding sequence ATGAAAAACACTTATATGGAAAAAGCTTTACATCTTGCCGAAAAAGCCTTAGGTAGAACAGCACCTAATCCTGTAGTAGGTGCTGTGGTTGTCAATAAAGGAGAAATAGTGGGAATAGGTTATCATCAAAAAGCAGGTTCCTTTCATGCTGAAAGAATCGCCTTAAATGATGCTAAAGATAAAGCTAAGGGAGCAGATTTATATGTTACCTTAGAGCCTTGTAATCATTATGGTAAAACTCCCCCATGTACCCAAGCCATAATTGAAGCAGGAATAAAAAATGTTTATGTTTCAACTTTAGACCCTAATCCAAAGGTAAGTGGTAAGGGCATAGAAAAATTAAAAGAAAATGGGATTAATGTAGAAGTGGGATTAAAAGAAGAAGAAGCAAAAAGACTTAATGAATTTTTCTTTAAATATATACAGACAGGTCTACCTTTTGTAGCTATTAAAGGAGCAAGCTCATTAGATGGAAAAATAGCTACTTCTTTAGGGGAATCAAAATGGATAACAGGGGAAAAGGCAAGAAATCATGGTCATTCATTAAGAAATATTTATGACGCTATTATGGTCGGTAAAAATACAGTTTTAAGTGATAATCCAAGCTTAAATTGTCGCATTTCAGGTGGTAGAGATCCTGTAAGAATAGTGGTTGATAGTAAACTTTCCATTTCAAGCGATGCTAATATTTTAAATTTAAATTCAGAGGCTAAAACAATTATTGCAACCACAACTAGTTCTGAGATTACAAAACAAAAGGAATTAGCCATAAAAGCTGAAGTAATAGTGGTAAATGAAGGAGATCAAGTAAATTTAAAAAAGTTATTAGAAATTTTAGCATCTAAAGGGATTACTAGTATTTTAGTTGAAGGTGGAGCTACTTTAACCGGTAGTTTATTTAGTAGTAACTTAGTAGATAAGGTGTATTTTTATAAAGCTCCTTTAATTATAGGGGGAGATAAGGCCAAAGGATTAATAGGTGGAGAAGGGTTTAAGCATTTAGATAAGGCAATTAAGTTAAAAGATTTAAAAGTTGAACCTTTTGGAAATGATTTATTAATAAGCGCCTATGTGAAAGGGTGA
- a CDS encoding riboflavin synthase — MKNLFTGLIEEIGVLKSITAGNESLKVAITASEILIDTKLGDSIAVNGVCLTVISFTNSEFVAQVMPETFHKTNLKELKIGEKVNLERALKVGGRLGGHMVSGHVDGLGKVIDIKTSEIAKIFSIEVKEEIGKYLIPKASIAIDGTSLTIVDVKDNYFTVSLIPHTVDVTILGSKRKGSQVNLEVDMMGKYVEKFINNMKKNTKDISLNFLSENGFI, encoded by the coding sequence GTGAAAAACTTGTTTACAGGATTAATTGAAGAAATAGGTGTTTTAAAATCTATTACAGCTGGGAATGAATCCCTAAAAGTAGCTATCACTGCTAGTGAGATTTTAATAGACACAAAGTTAGGAGATAGTATCGCTGTAAATGGAGTTTGTCTAACCGTTATTAGCTTTACCAATAGTGAATTTGTAGCTCAGGTTATGCCAGAAACTTTTCATAAAACTAACTTAAAAGAGCTTAAAATTGGCGAAAAGGTAAATTTAGAAAGAGCTTTAAAAGTTGGGGGGAGACTAGGTGGTCACATGGTAAGTGGACATGTTGATGGTCTGGGAAAAGTTATAGATATTAAAACAAGTGAAATCGCTAAAATTTTTAGCATAGAGGTCAAAGAAGAAATTGGTAAGTATTTAATTCCTAAAGCATCAATAGCAATTGATGGTACGAGTTTAACCATTGTGGATGTAAAGGATAATTATTTTACCGTATCATTAATCCCCCATACTGTAGATGTTACTATTTTAGGAAGTAAAAGAAAAGGAAGCCAAGTTAATTTAGAAGTAGATATGATGGGTAAATATGTAGAAAAATTTATTAATAATATGAAAAAAAACACAAAAGATATTTCTTTAAATTTTTTAAGTGAAAACGGCTTTATTTAA
- a CDS encoding bifunctional 3,4-dihydroxy-2-butanone-4-phosphate synthase/GTP cyclohydrolase II — MKFDLIEEAIEDIRQGKMLIVVDDEDRENEGDLVIAADKVTPEAINFMASYGKGLVCLPIIGERLDELEISPMVNKNTDNLGTAFTVSIDAKETTTGISAFERSLTIQKVLEEGVKPEDFKRPGHIFPLRYQEGGVLKRTGHTEAAVDLARLADCYPAGVICEIMSEDGTMARVPELMEFSKKHGIKIITIADLIKYRRNTEKLIKKVGKTNMPTKYGDFELHAYEETLTGVTHVALVRGDVNTEDPVLVRVHSQCLTGDVLGSLRCDCGNQLEQALKNIISENRGVFLYMSQEGRGIGLANKIRAYILQDQGIDTVEANEMLGFPADLRDYGTGAQILVDLGIKNIKLMTNNPRKIRGLEGHGLKIVKRVPIEIKPVIYNKRYLNTKKDKLGHLICK, encoded by the coding sequence ATGAAATTTGATTTAATAGAAGAGGCAATTGAGGATATACGTCAAGGAAAAATGTTAATTGTAGTGGATGATGAAGATCGTGAAAATGAAGGAGATTTAGTAATTGCAGCAGATAAAGTAACACCAGAAGCTATAAATTTCATGGCAAGTTATGGAAAAGGATTAGTTTGTTTACCAATCATAGGAGAAAGATTAGACGAATTAGAAATTTCGCCTATGGTAAATAAAAATACAGATAATTTAGGAACAGCTTTTACTGTGTCTATAGATGCCAAGGAAACTACGACAGGAATTTCTGCTTTTGAAAGGTCTTTAACGATTCAAAAAGTTTTAGAAGAAGGGGTTAAGCCTGAGGACTTTAAACGTCCTGGTCATATATTCCCTTTAAGATATCAAGAAGGAGGAGTATTAAAAAGGACGGGACACACTGAAGCAGCCGTAGATTTAGCTCGTTTAGCAGATTGCTATCCTGCGGGTGTTATTTGTGAAATCATGTCAGAGGATGGAACTATGGCAAGAGTTCCAGAATTAATGGAATTTTCTAAAAAGCACGGAATCAAAATTATTACCATTGCAGATTTAATAAAGTACAGAAGAAATACGGAAAAATTAATTAAAAAGGTTGGAAAAACAAATATGCCAACCAAATATGGTGATTTTGAATTACATGCATACGAAGAAACATTAACTGGAGTTACTCATGTAGCCTTAGTTAGAGGAGATGTTAATACGGAGGATCCAGTATTAGTCAGAGTACATTCTCAGTGCCTAACGGGTGATGTGCTAGGATCTTTAAGATGTGATTGTGGTAATCAATTAGAACAAGCTTTAAAAAACATTATAAGTGAAAATAGAGGCGTATTTTTATATATGAGTCAAGAAGGTAGAGGTATAGGCCTTGCTAATAAAATAAGAGCCTATATATTACAAGATCAAGGTATTGATACTGTTGAAGCTAATGAGATGTTAGGTTTCCCGGCTGATTTAAGAGACTATGGAACAGGTGCGCAAATTCTAGTCGATTTAGGAATAAAGAATATAAAACTAATGACTAATAATCCTAGAAAAATTAGAGGACTAGAAGGTCATGGCTTAAAAATTGTAAAAAGGGTACCAATTGAAATTAAACCTGTTATATATAATAAAAGATATCTAAATACAAAAAAAGATAAACTTGGTCATTTAATTTGCAAATAA
- the ribE gene encoding 6,7-dimethyl-8-ribityllumazine synthase — translation MFKIVEGNLLAEGLKVGIVVARFNEFISSKLLSGAVDGFKRHGVEEENITVAWVPGAYEIPLIAQKMAAKDFDAIVCLGAVIRGATSHYDYVCAEVSKGIAQVGLQSGKPIIFGVLTTDTIEQAIERAGTKSGNKGFEAAMSAIEMANLVRSI, via the coding sequence ATGTTTAAAATTGTTGAAGGAAATTTATTAGCAGAAGGATTAAAAGTTGGTATAGTAGTAGCACGTTTTAATGAGTTTATTTCAAGTAAACTATTAAGTGGAGCTGTTGATGGTTTTAAAAGACATGGAGTAGAGGAAGAAAATATTACAGTTGCCTGGGTACCAGGTGCTTATGAAATACCTTTAATTGCTCAAAAAATGGCGGCTAAGGATTTTGATGCAATAGTTTGTTTAGGTGCAGTAATTAGAGGAGCTACTAGTCATTATGACTATGTATGCGCAGAAGTATCAAAAGGAATTGCTCAAGTAGGATTACAATCAGGTAAACCAATAATCTTTGGAGTACTTACAACAGATACAATAGAACAAGCTATTGAAAGAGCAGGAACAAAATCAGGAAATAAAGGATTTGAAGCAGCTATGTCAGCAATTGAAATGGCAAATCTAGTAAGGTCAATTTAA
- a CDS encoding YczE/YyaS/YitT family protein, translated as MIYLKRLLKLTVIFFIISIAIVLTIHSHLGASPWDVFHLGLVKHTGLTLGQVSQVVSLTVILVGFFIGEIPGVGTIVNMYLIGFYIDKIIEYNLIPIATNPLIQYLMLFSGMYIMGWGVYFYLSIGLGSGPRDALMVGLVKKTNKPVWIIRMSMEGLVLLIGYLLGGLVGIGTLITVLFMGSIIQHCFKVAKSDLALIKQRTFVDEYYIIKALLQKTEYKETVKTEQEQEREVINNQ; from the coding sequence ATGATATATCTAAAAAGGCTACTAAAACTTACCGTCATATTTTTTATAATCTCAATTGCAATTGTTTTAACTATTCATTCACATTTAGGCGCTTCACCTTGGGATGTTTTTCATTTAGGCTTAGTTAAGCACACCGGTTTAACGTTAGGGCAAGTTTCACAGGTAGTTAGCTTAACTGTTATCCTTGTTGGTTTTTTTATCGGTGAGATTCCAGGTGTAGGTACTATTGTAAATATGTATTTAATCGGTTTTTACATAGATAAAATAATTGAATATAACCTTATTCCTATAGCTACAAATCCTTTAATCCAATATCTGATGTTGTTTTCGGGTATGTATATTATGGGATGGGGAGTTTACTTTTACTTGAGTATAGGTTTAGGATCTGGGCCAAGAGATGCTTTAATGGTTGGGCTGGTTAAAAAAACAAATAAACCTGTATGGATTATCAGAATGAGTATGGAAGGATTAGTTCTTTTAATTGGTTATTTATTAGGTGGTTTAGTCGGGATTGGTACATTAATAACTGTACTATTTATGGGTAGTATTATTCAGCATTGTTTTAAAGTTGCGAAAAGTGATTTAGCTTTAATCAAGCAACGTACTTTTGTGGATGAATATTATATTATCAAAGCGCTCCTTCAGAAAACAGAATATAAAGAAACGGTAAAAACTGAGCAAGAACAAGAAAGAGAAGTTATTAATAATCAATAG
- a CDS encoding alpha/beta-type small acid-soluble spore protein gives MSRSTNKPANQGASPFLNQFKYEVANELGMGNYQNMDKGSLTARENGYVGGYMVRKMIQYAEQNMHK, from the coding sequence ATGTCAAGAAGTACAAATAAACCAGCTAACCAAGGTGCTAGTCCTTTCTTAAACCAATTTAAATATGAAGTTGCTAATGAATTAGGAATGGGTAATTATCAAAATATGGATAAAGGATCATTAACCGCAAGAGAAAATGGCTATGTAGGTGGCTACATGGTTAGAAAAATGATCCAATATGCAGAACAAAATATGCATAAATAA
- a CDS encoding Fe-Mn family superoxide dismutase, with amino-acid sequence MAQKFDFSNVEGISQKQLLEHYKLYQGYVNKINEIWSILNQKIDFENPNSTYSSIRSLKLGETYALDGVKLHQLYFENLGGNEGNCSGKILKLIQRDYFSCEYFYERLRDIGLSMRGWAVLAIDPIDDRLHIYGLDAHDVGPVWNAYPLLVLDVYEHAYFLDFATNRKAYINTFIRNINWRIVNRRLNEYFAFKNNLNE; translated from the coding sequence ATGGCACAAAAGTTTGATTTTTCTAATGTTGAAGGGATTTCACAAAAGCAATTGTTGGAACATTATAAATTATATCAAGGTTATGTAAATAAGATAAATGAAATTTGGTCTATCTTAAACCAAAAAATAGATTTTGAAAACCCTAATTCGACATATAGCTCTATTAGGTCTTTAAAGTTAGGCGAAACATACGCTTTAGATGGAGTAAAACTCCATCAACTATATTTTGAAAACTTAGGGGGAAATGAAGGCAATTGCAGTGGCAAAATTCTCAAATTAATCCAAAGGGATTATTTTTCTTGTGAATATTTTTATGAACGTCTAAGAGATATAGGTTTATCCATGCGTGGCTGGGCAGTTTTAGCTATTGATCCTATAGATGATAGACTGCATATTTATGGATTAGATGCTCATGATGTTGGACCTGTCTGGAATGCCTATCCTTTATTAGTACTAGATGTCTATGAACATGCTTATTTTCTCGACTTTGCTACAAACCGCAAAGCATATATTAACACATTTATTAGAAATATAAATTGGAGAATAGTAAATAGACGACTAAATGAATATTTTGCCTTTAAAAACAATCTTAATGAATAA
- a CDS encoding phosphatidylserine decarboxylase, whose product MKIKYIDRNSKKIEEEKVLGDKSLRWLYEHPMGMGLLEMFFKKKFFSFIYGKVQDTKYSKRKINNFIKNFDIDMKDYKLNSGDYRTFNDFFIREINEGARPVEKDINRLISPADGKLLAYKNIDIQKILQIKGITYSLVELLDDEKLARKYDNGICIVIRLAPTDYHRFHFPDGGLAEQSKKIKGDFYSVNPIALQKVALLYCKNKREISLLKSDNFGDISLIEVGATCVGSIIQTYTPGEEIKKGDEKGYFKFGGSTVIMFLEEGRVILDEDLLVNSQNGLETKVKMGMGIASRIN is encoded by the coding sequence ATGAAAATTAAATATATAGATAGAAATAGCAAAAAGATTGAAGAAGAAAAAGTATTAGGAGACAAATCTCTTAGATGGCTATATGAACATCCTATGGGTATGGGTCTATTAGAAATGTTTTTTAAGAAGAAATTTTTTAGTTTTATCTATGGAAAAGTACAGGATACAAAATATAGTAAAAGAAAAATTAATAACTTTATAAAAAACTTTGATATAGATATGAAAGATTATAAATTAAACTCAGGAGATTATAGAACTTTTAATGATTTTTTTATTAGAGAAATAAATGAGGGAGCTAGACCAGTTGAAAAGGATATAAATAGGCTGATTTCACCAGCAGATGGAAAACTATTAGCCTATAAAAATATTGATATCCAAAAGATACTGCAAATAAAAGGAATAACATATTCATTAGTAGAACTACTAGATGACGAAAAATTAGCGCGAAAGTATGATAATGGAATTTGTATAGTAATAAGATTAGCTCCTACGGATTATCATAGATTTCATTTTCCAGATGGTGGACTAGCAGAGCAAAGTAAAAAAATTAAAGGTGATTTTTATTCTGTAAATCCGATAGCCCTACAAAAGGTTGCCCTATTATATTGTAAAAATAAAAGAGAAATTTCTCTTTTAAAATCTGATAACTTTGGTGATATATCTCTAATAGAGGTTGGTGCCACTTGTGTAGGAAGTATAATACAGACCTATACACCTGGAGAAGAAATTAAAAAAGGTGATGAAAAAGGATATTTTAAATTTGGGGGATCTACGGTCATCATGTTTTTAGAAGAGGGTAGAGTAATATTAGATGAGGACTTATTAGTAAATTCTCAAAATGGATTAGAAACTAAAGTTAAAATGGGAATGGGAATAGCAAGTAGAATTAATTAA